The following are encoded in a window of Cryobacterium sp. CG_9.6 genomic DNA:
- the tsaD gene encoding tRNA (adenosine(37)-N6)-threonylcarbamoyltransferase complex transferase subunit TsaD: protein MNRTEPLVLGIETSCDETGIGIVRGTRLLSNTIASSMDEHARYGGVVPEVAARAHLDELVPAITAAVAEAGIRLEDVDAIAVTSGPGLSGALMVGVGAAKALALALDKPIYAVNHLVGHVGADLLRTGADDAEEPLEYPTIALLVSGGHTSLLLVRDLTSDVELLGETIDDAAGEAFDKVARILGMPYPGGPHIDAAALTGDPTAIRFPRGLSKQKDMAEHRYDFSFSGLKTSVARWVEQHEDAGQPVPINDVAASFREAVVDILLTKAVAACVAYDVPRLLLGGGVIANRRLREVATERTDAAGIVLRIPPLSLCTDNGAMIAALGAQLIMAGHEPSSLDFGADSTLPVSEIQA from the coding sequence ATGAACCGCACCGAACCCCTCGTGCTCGGCATCGAAACGTCCTGCGATGAGACCGGCATCGGCATTGTGCGCGGCACGCGTTTGCTCTCCAACACCATCGCGAGTTCCATGGACGAACACGCCCGCTACGGCGGTGTTGTTCCCGAGGTCGCTGCCCGGGCGCACCTCGACGAGCTCGTTCCGGCCATCACCGCGGCGGTCGCCGAGGCCGGAATTCGCCTCGAAGACGTGGACGCCATCGCCGTCACGAGCGGTCCAGGGCTCTCCGGGGCGCTCATGGTGGGCGTCGGCGCCGCGAAGGCCCTCGCCCTGGCCCTCGACAAGCCTATTTACGCCGTCAACCACCTCGTGGGTCACGTGGGCGCCGATCTGCTGCGCACCGGGGCCGACGACGCCGAGGAACCCCTCGAATACCCCACCATTGCCCTGCTCGTCTCCGGCGGCCATACCTCGCTGCTGCTCGTGCGTGACCTCACGAGTGATGTCGAACTGCTGGGGGAGACCATCGACGACGCCGCGGGGGAGGCCTTCGACAAGGTGGCCCGCATCCTCGGCATGCCCTATCCCGGCGGCCCGCACATCGATGCCGCCGCCCTCACGGGTGACCCCACCGCCATCCGCTTTCCGCGGGGACTCAGCAAGCAGAAAGACATGGCGGAGCACCGTTACGACTTCTCTTTCTCGGGGCTCAAGACATCCGTTGCGCGTTGGGTTGAACAGCACGAGGATGCCGGACAGCCGGTACCCATCAACGATGTGGCGGCAAGTTTTCGGGAGGCCGTCGTGGACATTCTGCTCACCAAGGCCGTGGCGGCGTGCGTGGCCTACGACGTGCCTCGTCTGTTGCTCGGGGGTGGCGTGATCGCCAACCGGCGTTTGCGCGAGGTCGCCACCGAACGAACGGATGCCGCGGGCATCGTGCTGCGCATCCCGCCCCTCTCGCTGTGCACCGACAACGGCGCCATGATCGCGGCGCTCGGAGCCCAGCTCATCATGGCCGGACACGAACCGTCATCGCTGGATTTCGGGGCGGATTCCACGCTTCCGGTGAGCGAAATCCAAGCATAA
- the rimI gene encoding ribosomal protein S18-alanine N-acetyltransferase: protein MTWQLRRATEADVDAIMVLETGIFDNDAWSTEMMARDVADPACYYLVAFPPDEPTNIQAYAGLLAPRGATEGDIQTIGVSAAVRGRGLGRVLMLRLIAEAHARGSRQVFLEVRADNPSAQGLYRSLGFEELGIRRGYYQPDNVDALVMRLQIPEPTAALATTDISEV, encoded by the coding sequence GTGACCTGGCAACTGCGCCGAGCGACCGAAGCGGATGTTGACGCGATCATGGTGCTCGAAACGGGCATCTTCGACAACGATGCCTGGTCAACGGAGATGATGGCCCGGGATGTTGCCGACCCCGCCTGCTACTACCTGGTTGCGTTTCCCCCCGACGAACCCACGAACATTCAGGCCTATGCGGGTCTGCTCGCACCGCGGGGCGCCACCGAGGGTGATATTCAGACCATCGGGGTGTCCGCCGCGGTGCGCGGGCGTGGCCTCGGTCGCGTTCTCATGCTGCGCCTCATTGCCGAGGCGCATGCGCGCGGCTCCCGGCAGGTCTTTCTTGAGGTGCGAGCCGATAACCCCTCCGCTCAGGGGCTGTATCGGTCCCTGGGGTTTGAGGAGCTCGGCATCCGCCGCGGGTACTACCAGCCCGACAACGTGGACGCCCTTGTGATGCGTCTGCAGATCCCCGAGCCCACCGCTGCGCTCGCCACAACCGACATCAGCGAGGTCTGA
- the tsaB gene encoding tRNA (adenosine(37)-N6)-threonylcarbamoyltransferase complex dimerization subunit type 1 TsaB has product MLLAIDTSAGTSVAVVDLDRGVISERREADTMRHAEVIGGMIRECLDEAGITAHDLSGVVGGMGPGPFTGLRVGIAAARVFALGAGKPLVPVVSHDAVAFGAYHSGHQGPLLVVTDARRREVYWSAYSEADAHGVPRRIGAPGLAKPAELLETSFEHVALARLDAATVSAGDLGMVAEFSFAAGLPFAADAPLYLRSPDVTMPNGRKRVS; this is encoded by the coding sequence GTGCTTCTGGCCATTGATACCTCTGCCGGCACGAGTGTGGCCGTCGTTGACCTCGATCGCGGGGTGATCAGCGAACGCCGTGAGGCTGACACCATGCGCCACGCCGAGGTGATCGGTGGCATGATTCGAGAATGCCTCGACGAGGCGGGGATCACGGCCCACGACCTCTCCGGTGTGGTGGGTGGCATGGGCCCCGGCCCTTTCACGGGCCTCCGCGTGGGCATTGCCGCCGCTCGCGTTTTTGCACTTGGCGCCGGTAAACCCCTGGTGCCAGTGGTCAGTCACGATGCCGTCGCCTTCGGCGCCTATCACAGCGGCCATCAGGGTCCTCTTCTCGTGGTCACCGATGCGCGCCGGCGTGAGGTGTACTGGTCGGCCTACAGTGAAGCGGATGCTCACGGTGTGCCTCGTCGCATCGGCGCACCCGGTCTCGCCAAGCCTGCTGAGCTGCTCGAGACGTCTTTTGAGCACGTGGCTCTGGCGCGTCTGGACGCGGCAACGGTCTCGGCCGGTGACCTCGGTATGGTCGCTGAGTTCTCCTTCGCCGCCGGGCTACCCTTCGCGGCCGACGCCCCGCTGTACCTCCGGTCGCCCGATGTCACCATGCCCAACGGGCGCAAGCGGGTGAGCTGA
- a CDS encoding sulfite exporter TauE/SafE family protein, with protein sequence MADDTASIDSVKPRRGARYWIALAIIGVIGGLLSGAFGVGGGIIMVPLLITFVHMDQRRAGATSLVAIIPTALVGSLTYYYNDQIDLAAAGIIAAGAVVGAVIGSMLLRRIPLVWLRWMFIVLMLLVAVRMVLLVPERGAEVDLSVPVIFGYIALGLIMGIASGLFGIGGGVIAVPALVAIFGVSDLIAKGTSLLVLIPTGIVGTIANLRGHVVDLRAGVVVGIAAVAASVPGVQLALLMSPRVSSILFAALLLVAALQLSVKAVKAQRKDRAPREKRARRQKRTARTPRVKG encoded by the coding sequence ATGGCTGACGACACTGCATCGATAGATTCCGTGAAACCCCGCAGGGGTGCACGCTACTGGATTGCGCTCGCGATCATCGGTGTGATCGGGGGGCTGCTATCCGGCGCTTTCGGTGTGGGTGGCGGTATCATCATGGTTCCGCTGCTCATCACCTTCGTGCACATGGATCAGCGCCGGGCCGGTGCCACCTCTCTCGTGGCCATCATTCCCACCGCCCTCGTGGGATCTCTCACCTACTACTACAACGATCAGATCGACCTCGCGGCCGCCGGCATCATTGCCGCCGGTGCCGTTGTCGGCGCGGTAATCGGCAGCATGCTGCTGCGTCGCATTCCTCTGGTGTGGCTGCGTTGGATGTTCATCGTGCTCATGCTCCTCGTGGCCGTTCGCATGGTGCTCCTCGTTCCCGAGCGTGGTGCCGAGGTAGACCTGAGCGTACCCGTCATCTTCGGCTACATTGCCCTGGGCCTCATCATGGGTATCGCCTCCGGCCTCTTTGGTATCGGCGGTGGCGTGATTGCCGTGCCGGCCCTGGTGGCCATCTTCGGGGTCAGTGACCTCATCGCCAAGGGCACGTCCCTCCTCGTACTGATCCCCACCGGGATCGTGGGCACCATCGCCAATCTGCGCGGCCACGTGGTGGATCTCCGTGCCGGCGTCGTGGTGGGTATCGCTGCTGTCGCGGCATCCGTTCCCGGTGTTCAGCTCGCGCTTCTCATGTCGCCGCGCGTGTCCAGCATTCTGTTTGCCGCGCTGCTCCTGGTGGCTGCACTCCAGCTCTCGGTGAAGGCTGTGAAAGCGCAGCGCAAGGATCGCGCCCCGCGCGAGAAGCGCGCCCGACGCCAGAAGCGCACCGCACGCACTCCACGTGTGAAGGGCTAG
- the tsaE gene encoding tRNA (adenosine(37)-N6)-threonylcarbamoyltransferase complex ATPase subunit type 1 TsaE, translating to MSEHRVATPEEMHRFGLDLATHLQAGDLVVLTGPLGAGKTTLTRGLGAGLAVRGAVTSPTFVLARTHPSTVGGPPLVHVDAYRLGSALELDDLDIDFARSIVVVEWGRGMLDGITDSWLDIEIERPTGASAVESALGAASPATDTDLDLDLDLDEPRTVTLTGHGPRWRAAGWPAP from the coding sequence ATGAGCGAGCACAGGGTTGCAACCCCGGAAGAGATGCACCGGTTCGGACTCGACCTCGCCACGCACCTGCAGGCCGGTGACCTGGTGGTACTGACCGGCCCGCTCGGAGCCGGTAAGACCACTCTCACGCGTGGGCTCGGTGCGGGGCTAGCGGTGCGCGGGGCGGTGACGAGCCCCACGTTTGTGCTGGCACGCACTCACCCCAGCACCGTGGGTGGCCCACCGCTCGTGCACGTGGACGCCTATCGGCTCGGCAGCGCACTGGAACTCGACGACCTCGACATCGATTTTGCCCGGTCTATTGTGGTGGTCGAATGGGGTCGCGGCATGCTGGACGGAATCACTGATTCCTGGCTGGACATTGAGATCGAGCGACCCACGGGCGCATCTGCTGTGGAGTCGGCTCTCGGTGCGGCGTCGCCCGCAACCGACACGGATCTCGATCTTGATCTTGATCTCGACGAGCCCCGCACAGTGACACTCACCGGCCACGGGCCGAGGTGGCGCGCCGCAGGGTGGCCCGCACCTTAG
- a CDS encoding holo-ACP synthase, with amino-acid sequence MIRGIGVDIVDLARFTRQVERTPGLIPRLFTEAERGLPVHSLAARFAAKEALIKALGGSAGTTWQEMEIVSDDLGNPGFVVHGALALLLAARNITSVHVTMTHDAGVACAFVVAEGA; translated from the coding sequence ATGATCCGGGGTATTGGTGTCGACATCGTCGACCTGGCGCGATTCACGCGTCAGGTCGAGCGCACCCCCGGGCTCATCCCGCGACTGTTCACCGAGGCCGAGCGTGGTCTGCCCGTGCACTCTCTGGCGGCGCGTTTCGCTGCCAAGGAGGCGCTCATCAAAGCCCTCGGTGGAAGTGCCGGCACCACCTGGCAAGAGATGGAGATCGTCTCCGATGATCTGGGCAACCCGGGTTTCGTGGTGCACGGCGCACTCGCGCTGCTGCTGGCGGCCCGGAATATCACCAGCGTGCACGTCACGATGACGCACGATGCGGGCGTGGCGTGCGCCTTCGTGGTGGCCGAGGGCGCATGA
- the glmS gene encoding glutamine--fructose-6-phosphate transaminase (isomerizing): MCGIVGYVGNSKSVEVLMGGLRRLEYRGYDSAGIAVIDDDGALTTVKRAGKLKVLADELAAHPITNGATGIGHTRWATHGGPTDENAHPHLGDNGKLALIHNGIIENFAPLRDELLAEGYTFLSETDTEVAAVLLGREYQRVGDLGEAFRAIVNRLDGAFTLLAVHQDQPGVVVGARRNSPLVIGLGDGENFLGSDVAAFVEYTRRAVAIGQDQIVTITADAVTVTDFDGVSVETEEFDIAWDASASDKGGWSSFMAKEVSEQPDAVANTLRGRIHEGHVVVPELVAFGDDVLAGIRRIVIIACGTAAYAGQTAKYAIEKWAQVPVDVELSHEFRYRDPVLSADTLVISISQSGETMDTLMAVKYAMSLGAKTISICNTQGATIPRESDAVIYTHAGPEVAVASTKAFVAQISALYLFALHLARVRGTLSDAEQQEQVAELQAIPEKIATTLLAEDAVRQLARYMSDTRAVLFLGRHVGFPIALEGALKLKELAYIHAEGFAAGELKHGPIALIEPGQPVFVVVPSPRGSAHLHPKVVSNIQEIRARGARIIAIAEVGDAAVLPFADTVIHIPLAAPLFEPLLAVVPLQMFAMELAIAKGLDVDQPRNLAKSVTVE; encoded by the coding sequence ATGTGCGGAATCGTAGGTTATGTCGGTAACAGTAAAAGCGTCGAGGTCCTTATGGGCGGTCTGCGCAGACTCGAGTATCGGGGGTATGACTCAGCAGGCATCGCGGTTATTGACGATGACGGTGCGCTCACCACGGTGAAGCGCGCCGGCAAGCTCAAGGTTCTCGCCGACGAACTCGCGGCGCACCCGATCACCAACGGTGCCACCGGCATCGGCCACACCCGTTGGGCCACGCACGGTGGCCCCACCGACGAGAACGCTCACCCGCACCTCGGCGACAACGGCAAGCTTGCCCTCATTCACAACGGCATCATTGAGAACTTCGCGCCGCTGCGCGACGAGCTTTTGGCCGAGGGATACACCTTCCTGAGCGAAACCGACACCGAGGTGGCCGCCGTCCTGCTCGGCCGCGAATACCAGCGCGTCGGCGACCTGGGCGAGGCCTTCCGCGCCATCGTTAACCGCCTTGACGGTGCCTTCACACTTCTTGCCGTGCACCAGGACCAGCCCGGCGTCGTCGTGGGTGCCCGCCGTAACTCCCCGCTGGTGATCGGCCTCGGCGACGGCGAGAACTTCCTCGGCTCCGACGTTGCAGCGTTTGTCGAGTACACCCGCCGCGCCGTGGCCATCGGCCAGGACCAGATCGTCACCATCACAGCGGATGCCGTGACCGTGACCGACTTCGACGGCGTGAGTGTCGAAACCGAAGAGTTCGACATTGCCTGGGACGCCTCCGCGTCAGACAAGGGCGGCTGGTCCAGCTTCATGGCCAAGGAAGTCTCCGAGCAGCCCGACGCTGTGGCCAACACGCTGCGCGGTCGCATCCACGAGGGCCACGTGGTGGTTCCCGAACTCGTTGCTTTCGGGGACGACGTGCTGGCGGGCATCCGCCGTATCGTCATCATCGCCTGCGGAACGGCCGCCTACGCCGGACAGACCGCCAAGTACGCCATTGAGAAGTGGGCGCAGGTTCCGGTGGATGTGGAACTCAGCCACGAATTCCGCTACCGCGACCCGGTGCTCTCCGCGGACACGCTCGTGATCTCGATCAGCCAGAGCGGCGAGACCATGGACACGCTGATGGCCGTGAAATATGCCATGTCCCTCGGCGCCAAGACCATCTCCATCTGCAACACGCAGGGCGCCACCATTCCGCGCGAGTCCGATGCCGTGATCTACACGCACGCCGGCCCCGAGGTGGCCGTGGCGTCGACAAAGGCCTTCGTGGCTCAGATCTCGGCGCTCTACCTCTTCGCGCTGCACCTGGCGCGCGTTCGTGGCACGCTGAGTGACGCGGAGCAGCAGGAGCAGGTTGCCGAGCTGCAGGCCATTCCGGAGAAGATTGCCACCACCCTGCTCGCCGAGGACGCCGTTCGCCAGCTGGCCCGCTACATGTCCGACACCCGAGCGGTGCTCTTCCTCGGTCGCCACGTGGGCTTCCCGATCGCCCTCGAGGGTGCGCTGAAGCTCAAGGAACTGGCCTACATTCACGCCGAGGGCTTCGCTGCCGGCGAGCTCAAGCACGGCCCGATCGCTCTGATCGAGCCCGGCCAGCCGGTGTTCGTGGTGGTGCCGAGCCCCCGTGGCTCTGCGCACCTGCACCCGAAGGTGGTCTCCAATATTCAGGAGATTCGTGCCCGCGGCGCCCGCATCATCGCCATCGCCGAGGTGGGCGACGCCGCGGTGCTGCCCTTCGCCGACACCGTGATTCACATTCCGCTCGCGGCACCGCTGTTCGAGCCGCTGCTCGCCGTTGTTCCGCTGCAGATGTTCGCCATGGAACTGGCCATCGCGAAGGGCCTTGACGTGGACCAGCCGCGCAACCTGGCGAAGTCCGTCACGGTCGAATAG
- the coaA gene encoding type I pantothenate kinase — protein MSDPMFSVRNTGHATPFVELDRADWAALAPTTKLPLKETELVQLRGLGEPLDVTEVTDVYLPLSRLLNLYAGGARQLHRATSDFLGERAQRTPFVIGVAGSVAVGKSTVARLLREMLARWDDTPRVELVTTDGFLFPNAELARRGIMDRKGFPESYDRRALLRFVSAIKSGAAEVRAPFYSHLSYDIVPDAQIVVRQPDILIVEGLNVLQPPGAGHGLAVSDLFDFTIYVDARTQDIARWYEDRFLKLQRGAFANPKSYFHRYASLTPDEARAKARSIWTSINEPNLLQNIRPTRSRATLVLRKDPTHLVSTVLLRKV, from the coding sequence ATGTCCGACCCGATGTTCAGCGTGCGCAATACCGGTCACGCAACCCCCTTCGTGGAGCTTGATCGGGCCGACTGGGCGGCCCTCGCGCCCACCACCAAACTGCCGCTGAAAGAAACCGAACTCGTGCAATTGCGCGGGCTCGGCGAGCCGCTGGACGTGACCGAGGTAACGGATGTCTACCTCCCGCTGAGCAGGCTCCTCAACCTTTACGCCGGCGGAGCACGCCAACTTCACCGGGCCACGAGCGACTTTCTGGGCGAACGGGCCCAGCGAACCCCGTTCGTCATCGGTGTTGCCGGCTCGGTGGCGGTGGGTAAATCCACGGTGGCTCGCCTGCTGCGTGAAATGTTGGCTCGCTGGGACGACACTCCCCGGGTGGAACTCGTCACCACCGACGGCTTTCTGTTTCCGAACGCCGAACTCGCCCGCCGCGGCATCATGGATCGCAAAGGTTTTCCCGAGTCGTACGACCGCCGGGCGCTGTTGCGCTTTGTCAGCGCCATCAAGAGCGGGGCCGCCGAGGTGCGCGCGCCGTTCTATTCACACCTCAGCTACGACATCGTTCCCGACGCACAAATTGTCGTGCGGCAACCCGACATCCTCATCGTCGAAGGACTCAATGTGCTGCAACCGCCCGGGGCTGGCCACGGTCTGGCAGTGAGCGACCTGTTTGACTTCACCATTTACGTGGATGCCCGCACGCAGGACATTGCCCGCTGGTACGAGGACCGGTTCCTGAAGCTTCAGCGCGGTGCCTTCGCCAACCCGAAGTCGTATTTTCACCGCTACGCCTCGCTCACCCCGGATGAGGCCCGCGCAAAGGCACGCAGCATCTGGACGAGCATCAACGAGCCGAACCTGCTGCAGAACATTCGCCCGACCCGATCCCGTGCCACGCTGGTGCTGCGCAAGGACCCGACCCACCTCGTCTCCACGGTGCTGCTGCGGAAGGTGTGA
- a CDS encoding prenyltransferase, whose translation MKTSSPRQKVGALFLASRPVSWINTAFPFAAAYLLTGQQVDAALVVGTLFFLVPYNLAMYGINDVFDYESDLANPRKGGLEGAILQRSDHRMVLTIAVLSTVPFIIALVILGNPLSWLVLAVSLFAVAAYSVPGLRFKERPFLDSITSSTHFVSPAVYGLVLAGATITPQLLSLLIGFFLWGVASHAFGAVQDVIPDRAGNIHSIATVMGARWTVRFAMLMWIVAGILMLSTTWPGPLAAVLVLPYVAAAFPFRSISDDDSEQANRGWKRFLWINYTVGAFVTMLMISYAMTHT comes from the coding sequence ATGAAAACTAGCAGCCCTCGCCAAAAAGTCGGCGCACTCTTCCTCGCCTCTCGCCCGGTCAGCTGGATCAACACCGCATTCCCCTTCGCTGCCGCCTACCTTCTCACGGGCCAGCAGGTTGATGCCGCCCTCGTGGTGGGCACACTGTTCTTTCTGGTTCCCTACAACCTGGCGATGTACGGCATCAACGATGTGTTCGACTACGAGTCTGACCTCGCGAACCCTCGCAAGGGTGGCCTCGAGGGTGCCATCCTGCAGCGCTCCGACCACCGCATGGTTCTCACCATTGCTGTGCTGAGCACCGTGCCCTTCATCATCGCCCTGGTCATCCTGGGCAATCCACTGTCGTGGTTGGTTCTGGCCGTTAGTCTATTTGCGGTCGCCGCGTACTCCGTTCCCGGGTTGCGGTTCAAAGAGAGACCGTTTCTCGACTCGATCACAAGCAGTACGCACTTCGTTTCTCCGGCCGTGTATGGTCTCGTCCTCGCCGGTGCGACCATCACACCGCAGCTGCTCTCGCTCCTGATCGGTTTCTTCCTGTGGGGGGTGGCCAGCCACGCTTTCGGAGCCGTGCAAGACGTGATTCCGGATCGGGCCGGCAACATTCACTCCATTGCCACCGTCATGGGTGCACGGTGGACGGTGCGCTTCGCCATGTTGATGTGGATTGTTGCGGGAATTCTGATGCTCTCCACCACCTGGCCAGGACCGTTGGCCGCCGTGTTGGTGCTGCCGTACGTTGCAGCCGCCTTCCCGTTCCGGTCCATTTCAGACGACGATTCCGAGCAGGCCAATCGCGGTTGGAAACGGTTCCTGTGGATCAATTACACCGTGGGTGCTTTCGTGACCATGCTGATGATCTCCTACGCCATGACCCACACCTGA
- a CDS encoding lycopene cyclase domain-containing protein has translation MTYTWLSLIFLAIAAGVLVVALVSWRAPRGELLARWRFPVMGAGIVVMVLTAAFDNVMIQSGLVDYSSENISGLYVGVAPVEDFTYPLAGLMLLPALWLLLGRRGANEN, from the coding sequence ATGACCTACACGTGGTTGAGTCTGATTTTTCTGGCCATTGCGGCCGGGGTACTCGTTGTGGCGCTGGTGTCGTGGCGTGCGCCACGCGGAGAGCTGCTGGCCCGCTGGCGGTTTCCGGTGATGGGGGCCGGTATCGTGGTGATGGTGTTGACGGCAGCCTTTGACAACGTGATGATTCAGAGTGGTCTCGTGGACTACTCCTCCGAAAACATTTCCGGACTGTATGTGGGGGTGGCGCCCGTGGAAGACTTCACGTACCCGCTCGCCGGGCTGATGCTGCTCCCCGCGCTGTGGCTGCTGCTCGGAAGGCGTGGTGCGAATGAAAACTAG
- a CDS encoding lycopene cyclase domain-containing protein: MSVSYLLILLVVIGCMALIDRKFRLFFWKDPRRASIVMAVGLVFFIAWDLLGIYLGIFFRGETSYMTGILLARELPLEEPFFLVFLSYLIMVLITGIELTMRRVRERRS, translated from the coding sequence GTGAGCGTCAGTTATCTGCTGATTCTTCTGGTCGTGATCGGCTGCATGGCCCTGATCGATCGAAAGTTTCGGTTGTTTTTCTGGAAGGATCCGCGGCGCGCGTCGATTGTCATGGCGGTGGGCCTGGTGTTTTTTATCGCCTGGGACCTGCTCGGAATCTACCTCGGGATCTTTTTTCGCGGTGAAACGTCGTACATGACAGGCATTCTGCTGGCCCGGGAACTGCCACTCGAGGAGCCGTTCTTCCTCGTGTTTTTGAGTTACCTGATCATGGTGCTCATCACCGGCATCGAACTGACCATGCGTCGAGTGCGGGAGCGCCGTTCATGA
- the crtI gene encoding phytoene desaturase family protein: MTEHKKTAVVIGGGIAGLATAALLARDGLSVTLLEANADLGGRAGSWEKDGFRFDTGPSWYLMPEVFEHFYRLLGTSSAEQLTLSRLDPGYRVFFEKHSESVDIAADRATNLRTFERIEPGAGAALEKYLQSAKDTYTVAVRRFLYSTFESFRTLLVADVLQRVARLARLLLQPLDRFVAKRFTDNRLRQILGYPAVFLGSAPSLTPSMYHLMSHLDMDDGVYYPDGGFTEVIATFARLAEKEGVTIVTGARATQISTSVTDGRASVSGVRYTSTNGVTGHAPADVVVSAADLHHTETELLPEELRTYPEKWWTTKVAGPGAVLVYLGVSGALPELTHHSLFFTEDWADNFGRIFSKPTSIPDPASIYVCRPSATDANVAPAGHENLFILVPVPADPTIGSGGVDGAGDAVVEGVADTVIAQIATWAKIPDLAERIVVRRTLGPADFERDLNSWKGSALGPAHTLRQSAFLRGKNVSAKVDGLFYAGGTTVPGIGLPMCLISAELVIKRLHGDTTTEALPEPL; this comes from the coding sequence ATGACCGAACACAAGAAGACTGCCGTTGTCATTGGTGGCGGCATTGCGGGTCTGGCCACCGCAGCACTTCTGGCTAGGGACGGACTCTCCGTCACTCTGCTGGAGGCCAACGCCGACCTGGGCGGTCGCGCGGGAAGCTGGGAAAAAGACGGTTTTCGCTTCGACACCGGACCGTCCTGGTACCTCATGCCGGAGGTCTTCGAGCACTTTTACCGCCTGCTGGGAACCAGTAGTGCCGAGCAGCTCACGCTGTCCCGGTTGGACCCCGGCTACCGCGTCTTCTTCGAGAAGCACTCGGAATCCGTGGATATCGCGGCTGACCGTGCCACCAACCTGCGCACCTTCGAGCGCATCGAACCCGGCGCCGGCGCGGCACTCGAAAAATATCTGCAGTCAGCTAAAGACACCTACACCGTGGCGGTGCGGCGCTTCCTCTACAGCACATTCGAGTCATTCCGCACGCTCCTGGTAGCCGATGTGCTGCAGCGCGTTGCCCGTCTGGCTCGGCTGCTGTTGCAGCCGCTCGATCGTTTTGTCGCTAAGAGGTTCACCGACAACCGCCTGCGGCAGATTCTCGGGTATCCCGCCGTCTTCCTCGGTTCGGCTCCGTCGCTGACCCCGAGCATGTACCACCTGATGAGCCACCTCGACATGGATGACGGTGTCTACTATCCCGATGGCGGTTTCACCGAGGTCATTGCCACGTTTGCGCGGCTCGCCGAGAAGGAGGGCGTAACGATTGTCACCGGGGCACGCGCCACGCAGATCTCCACGAGCGTCACCGACGGTCGCGCGAGTGTGAGCGGTGTTCGGTACACGTCCACAAACGGCGTCACGGGGCACGCGCCCGCCGACGTGGTGGTCTCCGCTGCCGATCTGCACCACACCGAAACCGAGCTCCTGCCCGAGGAGTTACGCACCTATCCGGAGAAGTGGTGGACCACCAAGGTCGCTGGCCCCGGAGCTGTTTTGGTGTACCTCGGTGTGAGCGGCGCGCTTCCCGAGCTCACCCATCACAGCCTGTTCTTCACCGAGGACTGGGCCGATAACTTCGGTCGCATCTTCAGCAAGCCCACCAGCATCCCTGACCCCGCATCAATCTACGTCTGCCGTCCGAGCGCCACCGACGCCAACGTGGCGCCCGCCGGGCATGAGAATCTCTTCATCCTCGTGCCGGTACCGGCGGATCCCACCATCGGTTCCGGTGGCGTGGATGGTGCCGGCGATGCCGTCGTCGAGGGTGTTGCAGACACCGTCATTGCGCAGATCGCCACCTGGGCAAAAATCCCGGACCTCGCGGAACGCATTGTCGTGCGCCGCACGCTGGGCCCGGCCGACTTCGAGCGCGACCTCAACTCGTGGAAGGGCAGTGCCCTTGGCCCCGCCCACACGCTTCGCCAGAGCGCGTTCCTCCGTGGCAAGAATGTGTCCGCAAAGGTTGACGGTTTGTTCTACGCCGGCGGCACGACGGTTCCCGGGATCGGGCTCCCCATGTGCCTGATCAGTGCTGAGCTGGTCATCAAGCGACTGCACGGTGACACCACAACAGAGGCGCTGCCGGAGCCCTTGTGA